Proteins encoded in a region of the Thunnus maccoyii chromosome 4, fThuMac1.1, whole genome shotgun sequence genome:
- the map3k12 gene encoding mitogen-activated protein kinase kinase kinase 12 isoform X1, producing the protein MSGTCIHEPRAPSPSLSGFSTPISEPPYRRLDGDTPACTPETDLTPTQCVLRNVLSIDTGGQGAPGGSSPTPSDGPHFDNSVLKLHEHEACQCGGGAEAGHSPEAGAVRSQSENIRLQSGSGGFLEGLFGCLKPVWTMIGKAYSTEHKHSHEGLRLESWEVPFEEISDLQWVGSGAQGAVFLGKFHGEDVAVKKVRDIKETEIKHLRKLKHPNIITFKGVCTQAPCYCILMEYCAQGQLYEVLRAGRKITPSLLVDWSMGIAGGMNYLHLHKIIHRDLKSPNMLITHDDLVKISDFGTSKELSDKSTKMSFAGTVAWMAPEVIRNEPVSEKVDIWSFGVVLWEMLTGEIPYKDVDSSAIIWGVGNNSLQLPIPESCPDGFKILLRQCWNCKPRNRPSFRQILLHLDIASADVLSTPQETYFKSQAEWREEVKQHFEKIKSEGTCLHRLDEELINRRREELRHALDIREHYERKLERANNLYMELSAVMLQLELKEKELQRREQSLDKKYPGLFKHHSSRQSSSSNSMDKLIKKRNVPQKLPSGKRPDILKSEVIIPKMDSSVMQVTIPACPNRSSTSPSRSRRVKTRHRKPGKGSSGDLAGLKANQSSPNRDTTVQANSSTTNTSKQLLEPSAALRGLSHEQQQRQLSSSSPDLICTTLEAEGQGKGDPSVGGLERGGSLSASAGLGGSEVGAAGLDDLTETPPRSDTPSEDAASFPFSSSPDSPCGRGAAAGRGSLGSPRLPHDGEDKEEGAGAVRMPRGASGGIGSQHLTPSAILYRAAITRKQRRGVSSEEEEGEVDSEVELPRRRRPTSITKCQSVSTFSSENLSVSDGEEGHTTDHSHSGTPDVVSTNTDDRLDDRSDDLLSQGSEIPADNTDPVQASDGLSERDSATGQAKAQLDAGQNPNESRALCDDSDCDSAELDQSGSGELSRPPSAGAWLPPSQPLPYQGSPQAPHTGPP; encoded by the exons ATGAGTGGGACCTGTATCCATGAGCCCCGTGCCCCTTCCCCCTCCCTGTCAGGCTTCAGTACCCCCATCTCAGAACCCCCCTATCGAAGACTCGATGGAGACACCCCTGCCTGCACCCCCGAAACGGACCTGACCCCCACACAGTGTGTCCTCCGAAACGTGCTGTCCATTGACACCGGTGGACAGGGGGCACCGGGTGGCAGCAGCCCCACTCCCAGTGATGGACCCCACTTTGACAACAGCGTACTAAAACTACACGAACATGAGGCCTGCCAGTGTGGCGGCGGGGCTGAGGCGGGGCACAGTCCAGAGGCTGGCGCTGTTCGGAGCCAGTCGGAGAACATTCGGCTACAATCAGGAAGTGGAGGTTTTTTGGAGGGACTGTTTGGCTGTCTAAAACCAGTCTGGACCATGATTGGAAAAGCCTACTCCACTGAACACAAACATAGCCATGAAG GTCTGCGTTTAGAGTCCTGGGAGGTTCCCTTTGAGGAAATCTCGGACCTGCAGTGGGTGGGCAGCGGGGCACAGGGGGCCGTCTTCCTCGGAAAGTTCCACGGAGAAGACGTGGCTGTAAAGAAAGTGCGGGACATCAAAGAGACTGAGATCAAACACCTACGCAAACTCAAGCACCCCAACATCATCACTTTCAA GGGTGTGTGCACACAGGCTCCTTGTTACTGTATCTTGATGGAATACTGTGCCCAAGGCCAACTGTATGAGGTGTTGAGGGCCGGCCGTAAAATCACCCCCTCCCTCCTGGTTGACTGGTCCATGGGCATTGCAGGCGGCATGAACTACCTACACCTCCACAAAATCATCCACCGAGACCTCAAGTCCCCCAA TATGCTGATCACACACGACGACCTGGTAAAGATCTCAGACTTCGGCACCTCAAAGGAGCTCAGTGACAAGAGCACCAAAATGTCATTTGCTGGCACCGTAGCCTGGATGGCCCCTGAAGTCATTCGGAATGAGCCAGTGTCAGAAAAGGTGGACATCTG GTCCTTTGGAGTGGTGCTATGGGAGATGCTAACTGGGGAGATCCCTTATAAAGATGTGGACTCATCTGCCATCATCTGGGGTGTGGGTAACAACAGCCTTCAGCTACCCATACCTGAGAGCTGCCCTGACGGCTTCAAGATCCTCCTCAGACAGTGCTG GAACTGTAAGCCCAGGAATAGACCTTCTTTCCGTCAGATCCTTCTCCATCTGGATATAGCGTCAGCTGATGTGCTGTCCACTCCGCAAGAGACGTACTTCAAGTCTCAG GCTGAATGGCGAGAAGAGGTGAAACAGCACTTTGAGAAGATTAAATCTGAGGGTACTTGTCTCCACCGACTCGATGAGGAACTGATCAACCGACGCAGAGAGGAGCtcag GCATGCTTTGGACATCCGTGAGCACTATGAGAGGAAACTGGAGAGGGCTAATAACCTTTATATGGAGCTCAGTGCTGTCATGCTGCAGCTGGAACTCAAAGAGAAAGAGTTGCAGAG gaGAGAGCAATCTTTAGATAAGAAGTATCCCGGCTTGTTTAAGCACCACAGCTCCAGACAGAGCAGCTCCTCTAACTCCATGGACAAACTCATCAAGAAGAGAAATGTCCCACAGAAACTGCCTTCAGGAAAGAG GCCAGACATCCTAAAGTCTGAGGTAATCATTCCCAAAATGGATTCCTCCGTGATGCAAGTCACTATCCCAGCCTGCCCCAACAGAAGCTCCACCTCTCCCAGTCGGTCTCGGAGGGTAAAGACCCGCCATCGCAAGCCCGGTAAGGGCAGCAGTGGGGACCTGGCTGGACTTAAGGCAAATCAGTCATCACCTAATAGGGACACAACTGTCCAGGCTAACAGTTCAACCACTAACACCTCCAAGCAGCTGCTGGAGCCTTCTGCAGCCCTGCGGGGCCTCAGCCacgagcagcagcagaggcagctgTCCTCCTCCAGCCCTGACCTCATCTGCACCACGCTGGAGGCAGAAGGCCAGGGAAAAGGGGATCCTTCCGTGGGCGGGCTGGAGAGAGGGGGGAGCCTCAGTGCCTCTGCAGGTTTAGGGGGATCAGAAGTGGGGGCAGCCGGTCTGGATGATCTCACAGAAACTCCTCCCCGCAGTGACACTCCCAGTGAGGATGCTGCATCATTCCCATTCTCCAGCAGCCCAGACTCACCGTGTGGGAGGGGGGCGGCAGCAGGGCGGGGATCTCTGGGATCCCCACGCCTGCCCCATGACGGGGAGGACAAAGAGGAGGGAGCCGGTGCTGTGAGGATGCCACGGGGGGCATCGGGGGGAATCGGAAGTCAGCACCTCACACCTTCAGCCATTCTGTACAGGGCAGCTATCACACGCAAACAG AGGCGTGGAGTGTCatcagaagaggaggagggtgaagtTGACAGTGAGGTTGAGTTACCACGGAGACG ACGTCCGACCAGCATCACCAAGTGCCAGTCGGTGTCTACCTTCAGCTCAGAGAACCTGTCGGTATCAGACGGCGAGGAGGGCCACACTACTGACCACTCCCACAGCGGCACCCCCGACGTGGTCAGCACCAACACAGACGACAGGTTGGACGACCGCAGCGATGACCTCCTCTCTCAGGGATCCGAAATCCCGGCGGACAACACGGATCCTGTGCAGGCTTCCGACGGCCTGTCGGAAAGAGACAGCGCCACGGGCCAGGCCAAAGCTCAGCTGGACGCCGGGCAGAATCCTAATGAG agTCGGGCACTGTGCGATGACTCTGACTGCGACAGTGCTGAGCTGGATCAGTCAGGTAGCGGAGAGCTCAGCCGTCCTCCCAGCGCTGGAGCGTGGCTGCCGCCGTCTCAACCGTTACCCTATCAGGGGTCTCCGCAGGCGCCTCATACAGGACCTCCGTAG
- the map3k12 gene encoding mitogen-activated protein kinase kinase kinase 12 isoform X2: MSGTCIHEPRAPSPSLSGFSTPISEPPYRRLDGDTPACTPETDLTPTQCVLRNVLSIDTGGQGAPGGSSPTPSDGPHFDNSVLKLHEHEACQCGGGAEAGHSPEAGAVRSQSENIRLQSGSGGFLEGLFGCLKPVWTMIGKAYSTEHKHSHEESWEVPFEEISDLQWVGSGAQGAVFLGKFHGEDVAVKKVRDIKETEIKHLRKLKHPNIITFKGVCTQAPCYCILMEYCAQGQLYEVLRAGRKITPSLLVDWSMGIAGGMNYLHLHKIIHRDLKSPNMLITHDDLVKISDFGTSKELSDKSTKMSFAGTVAWMAPEVIRNEPVSEKVDIWSFGVVLWEMLTGEIPYKDVDSSAIIWGVGNNSLQLPIPESCPDGFKILLRQCWNCKPRNRPSFRQILLHLDIASADVLSTPQETYFKSQAEWREEVKQHFEKIKSEGTCLHRLDEELINRRREELRHALDIREHYERKLERANNLYMELSAVMLQLELKEKELQRREQSLDKKYPGLFKHHSSRQSSSSNSMDKLIKKRNVPQKLPSGKRPDILKSEVIIPKMDSSVMQVTIPACPNRSSTSPSRSRRVKTRHRKPGKGSSGDLAGLKANQSSPNRDTTVQANSSTTNTSKQLLEPSAALRGLSHEQQQRQLSSSSPDLICTTLEAEGQGKGDPSVGGLERGGSLSASAGLGGSEVGAAGLDDLTETPPRSDTPSEDAASFPFSSSPDSPCGRGAAAGRGSLGSPRLPHDGEDKEEGAGAVRMPRGASGGIGSQHLTPSAILYRAAITRKQRRGVSSEEEEGEVDSEVELPRRRRPTSITKCQSVSTFSSENLSVSDGEEGHTTDHSHSGTPDVVSTNTDDRLDDRSDDLLSQGSEIPADNTDPVQASDGLSERDSATGQAKAQLDAGQNPNESRALCDDSDCDSAELDQSGSGELSRPPSAGAWLPPSQPLPYQGSPQAPHTGPP, from the exons ATGAGTGGGACCTGTATCCATGAGCCCCGTGCCCCTTCCCCCTCCCTGTCAGGCTTCAGTACCCCCATCTCAGAACCCCCCTATCGAAGACTCGATGGAGACACCCCTGCCTGCACCCCCGAAACGGACCTGACCCCCACACAGTGTGTCCTCCGAAACGTGCTGTCCATTGACACCGGTGGACAGGGGGCACCGGGTGGCAGCAGCCCCACTCCCAGTGATGGACCCCACTTTGACAACAGCGTACTAAAACTACACGAACATGAGGCCTGCCAGTGTGGCGGCGGGGCTGAGGCGGGGCACAGTCCAGAGGCTGGCGCTGTTCGGAGCCAGTCGGAGAACATTCGGCTACAATCAGGAAGTGGAGGTTTTTTGGAGGGACTGTTTGGCTGTCTAAAACCAGTCTGGACCATGATTGGAAAAGCCTACTCCACTGAACACAAACATAGCCATGAAG AGTCCTGGGAGGTTCCCTTTGAGGAAATCTCGGACCTGCAGTGGGTGGGCAGCGGGGCACAGGGGGCCGTCTTCCTCGGAAAGTTCCACGGAGAAGACGTGGCTGTAAAGAAAGTGCGGGACATCAAAGAGACTGAGATCAAACACCTACGCAAACTCAAGCACCCCAACATCATCACTTTCAA GGGTGTGTGCACACAGGCTCCTTGTTACTGTATCTTGATGGAATACTGTGCCCAAGGCCAACTGTATGAGGTGTTGAGGGCCGGCCGTAAAATCACCCCCTCCCTCCTGGTTGACTGGTCCATGGGCATTGCAGGCGGCATGAACTACCTACACCTCCACAAAATCATCCACCGAGACCTCAAGTCCCCCAA TATGCTGATCACACACGACGACCTGGTAAAGATCTCAGACTTCGGCACCTCAAAGGAGCTCAGTGACAAGAGCACCAAAATGTCATTTGCTGGCACCGTAGCCTGGATGGCCCCTGAAGTCATTCGGAATGAGCCAGTGTCAGAAAAGGTGGACATCTG GTCCTTTGGAGTGGTGCTATGGGAGATGCTAACTGGGGAGATCCCTTATAAAGATGTGGACTCATCTGCCATCATCTGGGGTGTGGGTAACAACAGCCTTCAGCTACCCATACCTGAGAGCTGCCCTGACGGCTTCAAGATCCTCCTCAGACAGTGCTG GAACTGTAAGCCCAGGAATAGACCTTCTTTCCGTCAGATCCTTCTCCATCTGGATATAGCGTCAGCTGATGTGCTGTCCACTCCGCAAGAGACGTACTTCAAGTCTCAG GCTGAATGGCGAGAAGAGGTGAAACAGCACTTTGAGAAGATTAAATCTGAGGGTACTTGTCTCCACCGACTCGATGAGGAACTGATCAACCGACGCAGAGAGGAGCtcag GCATGCTTTGGACATCCGTGAGCACTATGAGAGGAAACTGGAGAGGGCTAATAACCTTTATATGGAGCTCAGTGCTGTCATGCTGCAGCTGGAACTCAAAGAGAAAGAGTTGCAGAG gaGAGAGCAATCTTTAGATAAGAAGTATCCCGGCTTGTTTAAGCACCACAGCTCCAGACAGAGCAGCTCCTCTAACTCCATGGACAAACTCATCAAGAAGAGAAATGTCCCACAGAAACTGCCTTCAGGAAAGAG GCCAGACATCCTAAAGTCTGAGGTAATCATTCCCAAAATGGATTCCTCCGTGATGCAAGTCACTATCCCAGCCTGCCCCAACAGAAGCTCCACCTCTCCCAGTCGGTCTCGGAGGGTAAAGACCCGCCATCGCAAGCCCGGTAAGGGCAGCAGTGGGGACCTGGCTGGACTTAAGGCAAATCAGTCATCACCTAATAGGGACACAACTGTCCAGGCTAACAGTTCAACCACTAACACCTCCAAGCAGCTGCTGGAGCCTTCTGCAGCCCTGCGGGGCCTCAGCCacgagcagcagcagaggcagctgTCCTCCTCCAGCCCTGACCTCATCTGCACCACGCTGGAGGCAGAAGGCCAGGGAAAAGGGGATCCTTCCGTGGGCGGGCTGGAGAGAGGGGGGAGCCTCAGTGCCTCTGCAGGTTTAGGGGGATCAGAAGTGGGGGCAGCCGGTCTGGATGATCTCACAGAAACTCCTCCCCGCAGTGACACTCCCAGTGAGGATGCTGCATCATTCCCATTCTCCAGCAGCCCAGACTCACCGTGTGGGAGGGGGGCGGCAGCAGGGCGGGGATCTCTGGGATCCCCACGCCTGCCCCATGACGGGGAGGACAAAGAGGAGGGAGCCGGTGCTGTGAGGATGCCACGGGGGGCATCGGGGGGAATCGGAAGTCAGCACCTCACACCTTCAGCCATTCTGTACAGGGCAGCTATCACACGCAAACAG AGGCGTGGAGTGTCatcagaagaggaggagggtgaagtTGACAGTGAGGTTGAGTTACCACGGAGACG ACGTCCGACCAGCATCACCAAGTGCCAGTCGGTGTCTACCTTCAGCTCAGAGAACCTGTCGGTATCAGACGGCGAGGAGGGCCACACTACTGACCACTCCCACAGCGGCACCCCCGACGTGGTCAGCACCAACACAGACGACAGGTTGGACGACCGCAGCGATGACCTCCTCTCTCAGGGATCCGAAATCCCGGCGGACAACACGGATCCTGTGCAGGCTTCCGACGGCCTGTCGGAAAGAGACAGCGCCACGGGCCAGGCCAAAGCTCAGCTGGACGCCGGGCAGAATCCTAATGAG agTCGGGCACTGTGCGATGACTCTGACTGCGACAGTGCTGAGCTGGATCAGTCAGGTAGCGGAGAGCTCAGCCGTCCTCCCAGCGCTGGAGCGTGGCTGCCGCCGTCTCAACCGTTACCCTATCAGGGGTCTCCGCAGGCGCCTCATACAGGACCTCCGTAG
- the LOC121896218 gene encoding poly(rC)-binding protein 2-like isoform X2: MDSSLVEGGLNVTLTIRLLMHGKEVGSIIGKKGESVKKMREESGARINISEGNCPERIITLAGPTTSIFKAFSMIIEKLEEDISTSMTNSTATSKPPVTMRLVVPASQCGSLIGKGGCKIKEIRESAGAQVQVAGDMLPNSTERAITVAGTPQSIIECVKQICVVMLESPPKGVTIPYRPKPSGSPVIFAGGQAYAVQGQHAIPQPDLTKLHQLAMQQSPFPIAHSNQGFQAGMDASAQTGSHELTIPNDLIGCIIGRQGAKINEIRQMSGAQIKIANPVEGSTDRQVTITGSHASISLAEYLINARLSSEATGLAAN; encoded by the exons ATGGACTCGAGTCTGGTTGAAGGAGGACTTAATGTCACCTTAACCATCAGGCTACTCATGCATGGGAAG GAGGTTGGAAGCATTATTGGCAAA aAAGGAGAGTCAGTTAAGAAGATGAGAGAGGAG AGTGGCGCTCGCATCAACATCTCAGAGGGGAACTGTCCGGAGAGGATCATAACCCTCGCGGGACCCACCACCTCCATTTTCAAAGCCTTCTCCATGATCATTGAGAAACTGGAGGAG GACATCAGCACCTCAATGACTAACAGTACGGCCACCAGCAAACCGCCAGTCACCATGCGCCTCGTCGTGCCTGCCAGCCAGTGTGGCTCACTCATTGGCAAGGGTGGCTGCAAGATCAAGGAAATCAGAGAG TCAGCAGGAGCTCAGGTACAAGTAGCAGGGGACATGTTACCCAACTCAACAGAGCGTGCCATCACCGTTGCAGGGACCCCACAGTCCATTATTGAGTGTGTCAAGCAGATCTGTGTCGTCATGCTCGAG tCCCCACCGAAGGGAGTGACCATCCCGTACAGACCCAAACCCTCAGGCTCTCCTGTCATCTTTGCAGGTGGTCAG GCATACGCTGTCCAAGGGCAGCACGCCATTCCACAGCCTGAT CTCACCAAACTTCACCAGCTGGCCATGCAGCAGAGCCCCTTCCCCATTGCACATAGCAACCAGGGCTTCCAGG CTGGGATGGATGCCTCTGCACAAACTGGCTCACATGAGCTGACCATTCCAAACGAT CTCATTGGCTGCATCATTGGCCGTCAGGGCGCAAAGATCAATGAGATCCGTCAGATGTCAGGGGCTCAGATCAAGATTGCCAACCCTGTGGAGGGCTCAACTGACAGACAGGTCACCATCACTGGCTCTCATGCCAGTATCAGCCTGGCTGAGTACCTGATCAATGCCCG GCTGTCTTCTGAAGCTACTGGACTCGCAGCCAACTGA
- the LOC121896218 gene encoding poly(rC)-binding protein 2-like isoform X1, whose protein sequence is MDSSLVEGGLNVTLTIRLLMHGKEVGSIIGKKGESVKKMREESGARINISEGNCPERIITLAGPTTSIFKAFSMIIEKLEEDISTSMTNSTATSKPPVTMRLVVPASQCGSLIGKGGCKIKEIRESAGAQVQVAGDMLPNSTERAITVAGTPQSIIECVKQICVVMLESPPKGVTIPYRPKPSGSPVIFAGGQAYAVQGQHAIPQPDVSEGPSLTKLHQLAMQQSPFPIAHSNQGFQAGMDASAQTGSHELTIPNDLIGCIIGRQGAKINEIRQMSGAQIKIANPVEGSTDRQVTITGSHASISLAEYLINARLSSEATGLAAN, encoded by the exons ATGGACTCGAGTCTGGTTGAAGGAGGACTTAATGTCACCTTAACCATCAGGCTACTCATGCATGGGAAG GAGGTTGGAAGCATTATTGGCAAA aAAGGAGAGTCAGTTAAGAAGATGAGAGAGGAG AGTGGCGCTCGCATCAACATCTCAGAGGGGAACTGTCCGGAGAGGATCATAACCCTCGCGGGACCCACCACCTCCATTTTCAAAGCCTTCTCCATGATCATTGAGAAACTGGAGGAG GACATCAGCACCTCAATGACTAACAGTACGGCCACCAGCAAACCGCCAGTCACCATGCGCCTCGTCGTGCCTGCCAGCCAGTGTGGCTCACTCATTGGCAAGGGTGGCTGCAAGATCAAGGAAATCAGAGAG TCAGCAGGAGCTCAGGTACAAGTAGCAGGGGACATGTTACCCAACTCAACAGAGCGTGCCATCACCGTTGCAGGGACCCCACAGTCCATTATTGAGTGTGTCAAGCAGATCTGTGTCGTCATGCTCGAG tCCCCACCGAAGGGAGTGACCATCCCGTACAGACCCAAACCCTCAGGCTCTCCTGTCATCTTTGCAGGTGGTCAG GCATACGCTGTCCAAGGGCAGCACGCCATTCCACAGCCTGATGTAAGTGAAGGGCCTTCT CTCACCAAACTTCACCAGCTGGCCATGCAGCAGAGCCCCTTCCCCATTGCACATAGCAACCAGGGCTTCCAGG CTGGGATGGATGCCTCTGCACAAACTGGCTCACATGAGCTGACCATTCCAAACGAT CTCATTGGCTGCATCATTGGCCGTCAGGGCGCAAAGATCAATGAGATCCGTCAGATGTCAGGGGCTCAGATCAAGATTGCCAACCCTGTGGAGGGCTCAACTGACAGACAGGTCACCATCACTGGCTCTCATGCCAGTATCAGCCTGGCTGAGTACCTGATCAATGCCCG GCTGTCTTCTGAAGCTACTGGACTCGCAGCCAACTGA